A stretch of the Neofelis nebulosa isolate mNeoNeb1 chromosome 1, mNeoNeb1.pri, whole genome shotgun sequence genome encodes the following:
- the SAP30L gene encoding histone deacetylase complex subunit SAP30L, which produces MNGFSTEEDSREGPPAAPAAAPGYGQSCCLIEDGERCVRPAGNASFSKRVQKSISQKKLKLDIDKSVRHLYICDFHKNFIQSVRNKRKRKTSDDGGDSPEHDTDIPEVDLFQLQVNTLRRYKRHYKLQTRPGFNKAQLAETVSRHFRNIPVNEKETLAYFIYMVKSNKSRLDQKSEGGKQLE; this is translated from the exons ATGAACGGCTTTAGCACGGAGGAGGACAGCCGCGAAgggccccccgccgcccccgccgccgccccgggcTACGGCCAGAGCTGCTGCCTCATCGAGGACGGCGAGCGCTGCGTCCGGCCCGCGGGCAACGCCTCCTTCAGCAAGAGGGTCCAGAAGAGCATCTCGCAGAAGAAACTCAAGCTGGACATCGACAAGAGC GTAAGGCACCTGTATATCTGCGACTTCCACAAAAACTTCATCCAGAGTGTACgaaataaaaggaagaggaagacaagTGACGATGGCGGAGATTCTCCTGAGCACGACACTGACATTCCTGAG gTTGACCTGTTCCAGCTGCAGGTGAACACTCTACGGCGTTATAAACGACACTACAAATTGCAGACCAGACCAGGCTTCAATAAGGCCCAGTTAGCAGAA ACTGTCAGCCGACACTTCAGGAACATACCTGTGAATGAAAAAGAGACCCTCGCCTACTTCATCTACATGGTGAAGAGTAACAAGAGCAGACTGGACCAGAAATCGGAGGGCGGCAAGCAGCTTGAGTGA